In Oxyura jamaicensis isolate SHBP4307 breed ruddy duck chromosome 21, BPBGC_Ojam_1.0, whole genome shotgun sequence, a single genomic region encodes these proteins:
- the TMEM88B gene encoding transmembrane protein 88B → MSDQETDDFGAESLLDKSKMIPSLPPYDMDDQLLPREPRSTWCCWAWALAIVTMNFLVFFINLLLLLVIFTVVLLPTIVVVYFGFQCHSRVLHSTARYCKTVLDDNSSSALIILGFVIMSPLIVVAMATYCSLARRLRLFMCFQPWSRAVYKGVKWRWYEEGGLCGCARGWNTQVKAWV, encoded by the exons ATGTCTGACCAGGAGACTGATGACTTTGGAGCAGAAAGCCTCTTAGACAAGTCTAAGATGATTCCCAGCCTCCCACCATATGACATGGATGACCAGCTCCTCCCCAGGGAGCCACGGAgcacctggtgctgctgggcttgggCCCTGGCGATAGTCACCATGAACTTCCTAGTCTTCTTCATTAATCTTCTCCTGCTGCTCGTCATCTTCACAGTTGTCTTGCTCCCCACCATTGTGGTGGTTTACTTTGGCTTCCAATGCCACTCTCGG gtgctgcaCTCCACGGCCCGCTACTGCAAAACTGTCCTGGACGACAACAGCTCTTCTGCCCTCATCATCCTGGGCTTCGTCATCATGTCGCCTCTCATCGTGGTGGCCATGGCCACCTACTGCAGCCTGGCGAGGCGCCTCCGCCTCTTCATGTGCTTCcagccctggagcagggctgtgtaCAAGGGGGTGAAATGGCGCTGGTACGAGGAGGGAGGCCTGTGTGGTTGTGCCAGGGGCTGGAACACCCAGGTCAAGGCCTGGGTATGA